A segment of the Streptomyces sp. L2 genome:
TCACCACCTCCGGGGCGCTGCTGGAGGCCTTCGAAGAGCTGCGGATACGCCGGGTCGCGCTGGTCACGCCGTACACCGTGTCCGTGACGCGGGTGCTGGAGGAGTACGTCGCCGAGGCCGGCGTCCAGGTCACGGGCTGCGCCTTCATGGGGCTGACCCGGCACATCTGGCGGGTGCCGTACCGGGACGTCGTCGACATGGCCCGGCACGCGGTCCGGCCCGGCGCCGCCGACGCGCTCTTCATCTCCTGCACGAACCTGCCGACGTACGACGTCATCCCGCAGCTGGAGGCCGAACTGCGCATCCCGGTCCTCTCGGCCAACCAGGTCACGATGTGGGCGGCGCTGCGCCGGCTGGGTACCCGAGCGGTGGGGCCCTATCAGGCGCTGCTGGACGAGGCCGCGCGGGCGTGGCCCCCCGTACTGCCCGAAGAGACGCAGGAAGGCTGGACATGACAGCACTCGGATTCCTTTACCCGGGCCACTCCGGCGAGGACGACTATCCGCGCATCGAGCAGCTCCTGGGCAGCGACATCCGGGTGGACCTGGTCCACACCGACATCGGCGAGGACGCGCACCGCGTGGACGCGCTGCGCGAGATGGGCTCCGCGGAGCGGCTCGCCGGCGGCATGGAGGGGCTGCGGCTGGCCGGCGCCGAGACGGTGGTGTGGGCGTGCACCAGCGGCAGCTTCGTCTACGGCTGGGAGGGCGCCCAGGAGCAGGTGCGCGGGCTGGCCCGGCTGGCCGGGATGCCGGCGTCCTCGACGTCCTTCGCGTTCGTGCAGTCGGCGCGGGAGCTGGGGGTACGGCGGGTGGCCGTGGGGGCGACGTACCCGGAGGACGTGGCCGCCCTGTTCGCGGAGTTCCTGCGAGCCGGCGGGCTGGAGGTCACCGGGGTCCGGTCGTCGGGGATCATCACGGCGGCGGAGGTCGGGACGTGGGGCGAGGAGGAGGTCCTGACCTTGGCGCGCTCCGCGGACTCGCCCGAGGCGGAGGCCGTCCTCCTGCCGGACACGGCCCTGCATACGGCGGCGCACGTACCGGCCCTGGAGAAGGCCCTCTCCAAGCCGGTCCTCACGGCCAACCAGGTCACGGTCTGGGAGGGCCTGAGGCTGGCCGACCGCCGAGTGAACGCGCCGGCACTGGGGGCGCTGTTCACTCGGGAGCCGTTGGTCCAGGCGTGAGCGAAAGATCGAGGCTAACCGGTATGCACCTGTCCACTCTTCGAGACTGTGTAATAGTCGGGTGCGGTAAGTTCGAGTTTGAACACCATGCCGTATCGTTTACGGATGGCTGTCACTGATTGCATTTCGCGTTCTCGCACACACCTGCGCACGGGCGGGTCACTTCCGACGCACTGATCCGGCTCCGTGATGGTCAGAGATGGGCGGTCGTCACGCACCGGGTCCCACGACAGGGTATGCGATGGAAGGGAAAGTTGTGGAACTTCCGCATGGCCGTCGGTATGCCGGTAGTAGTTGACGAACTGCCCATTGGCTTGATGGGTAAACGGAATGGCAGATCCGCTTTTATCGCCAGCGGCCAGTACGCCGTCAAGCACGGAAACGATTTTCTTGGGATCAGCTCCGTAATATGCGGTGACCTGTATTGAGCAGCGAATCTTATAGGTGTCGGCCCCGTTTGAGTCGATCCACTGTTTTGCTCGGCCACCGATGCAGTTGTCTCGCAGAACGAGCATACCGAGTTTGAGGGGGGTTCGGTCGGCATAGGCGTGCACAACGTCTCGGAGTCGGCTCTCGGTTTTCTGTCGAGCTTGGGCCGCCTGAGCGCTGCCAGCGAGCCTTCGGACCTCTTTCGGGCTGGTGGCGCGGACCTGAGATGAGCATGCAGAGAGGGCCACCACGATGATGGTGGCGACGGTGCCCCACATGGTCTTTCGAGAGCCCGGCATGTTCCTGTCCTCTCTCGGTGCGCGCCCTCGGCGCCCTTCTTGCAACTGTCCCGCATCGCGGGCAGGTTGCGCCTGAGTACCCGTACCTATGTGCGGCCGCTCCGGGGCAGCACGCGTTCGCGCTGCCCCGGAGCTCTCGCTAGAGACTCATGCCGGCCATGACGCGCTCGAGCGCGTTGGCGTAGAGACGCGCTCCACCGATCTTCGGGTGGAACGACTCAGCAGACAGTCCGTAGTTACGGAGAATCGGCCAGTCTCGCAGAGGATTGTCCGAGGTGGTGAGGGTCTTGACGATGCCGTGGACCTGTTCTGGGTCCCCGCATACCCCCTTGCCCGCGAAGTCGGTCGCCGGGTTGGAGTACCAGGCGAACTGACCCTGTTGGTTCACGTCGTCGACCGCAGCCTGCATGGCCGTAGCCAGCGTGCCGGCGGTGTTGTTGAGCCAGTTCGTGGAGTCCGCGGACAGTCCGAGCTGAGCGGCTCCGACCCCGACCCGCAGACAGGACCCGCTGTCGGAGATCAGGGGAGGGTAGCCCATGAGAACGACTTTCGCGTCTGGGGCGTTGATGTGGATCTCTTTCAGCGTCTTCACGATGTCTGGGCGAACAATTTCGTTGATGATGCCTGGCACGGCCGTTTTCAACGGTTGCCCGATGAACTTGTCGTCCCGTTGATTGACATACGGGTCCGTGTCGCCGGCACCGAACGTCTTGTCGCCACAGTTGCCGACTCCGAATGAGATCAGGCACTTTTGCACGATGTCGCCGAACCGCGCATCGTTGCCGCCGATGGAAATCGTGACCAAGGTCGTGTTGTTGTCGAGGTAGCCTTGATCGATCTGTGGTATCTCCCCACCATTTTTCTGTGTTACTCCCAGGACATTATAAGTTCGAGCACCAGAACAGGCGATGAGGTGGTAATCCATGCGCGCGCTCCACGAGTCGTCCAGGTCTGAAGTCGGAAGTTCTTCTCCTGGCAGCTTCGCTTGCCTGGACCAGGCTTGACGGGAGCGGTGACAGGCATCACGCGTATTGTCGTCCCGGTAGTTACTCTCCGGGTAGTAGTCCTTGTTGCCCTCTGAGGCTCCTTCGCCGGATGAGTAGGAGTCGCCCATGGCGACGACCGAGTGGTTCGGTTTTCCGGGGAGTGCCTGGAAGGCGACGGTGTCCCAGGCGATGTCCTCGTCTGCTGTGCCGTCGTCGGTGGCGTTGGTCAGTGTGACACTGGGGGTTCCGGTGAAGTGGAAGGCGCCGAGGCTGACCCAGCGGTTCCCGCGCTGCTCCACGATGCGCTGGCTGGAAGTGCTGTCGGAGCCGCCGACTACGTATGCCGCTTGTCTCGTCTGCGCTCCGGTGTCGGGGAGGTGTACGAGGACACGTGCCCAGGACACCCTCTGGTTGAGCTTCCAAATCCCTCTGATGGTCATCAGTCCGCTGTCCCCGCCGAGATGGGCGATGTTGCGGGCGTGGGCGTACCAGAAGTGGCCGCCGTAGCCTCCGCCGACCTGGTGGAGGTCTGCTTTGGCTTCGTAGTGGTTGCTGGTGTCAGATGTGAAGCTGAGTTTGAAGCTCCCCGCGGACTTGAGTTTGTCGCAGTCGTTGTTCCCGGTCCATGTCGGGGTGCCGTCGGGTAGGGAGGTGATGATCATCCAGGAGGCC
Coding sequences within it:
- a CDS encoding aspartate/glutamate racemase family protein encodes the protein MTALGFLYPGHSGEDDYPRIEQLLGSDIRVDLVHTDIGEDAHRVDALREMGSAERLAGGMEGLRLAGAETVVWACTSGSFVYGWEGAQEQVRGLARLAGMPASSTSFAFVQSARELGVRRVAVGATYPEDVAALFAEFLRAGGLEVTGVRSSGIITAAEVGTWGEEEVLTLARSADSPEAEAVLLPDTALHTAAHVPALEKALSKPVLTANQVTVWEGLRLADRRVNAPALGALFTREPLVQA
- a CDS encoding aspartate/glutamate racemase family protein, which encodes MDISFLGGPRPQRGVGVVAPFDFALDRELWRWVPDDVSLHLTRTPYVPVEVSLDLARLVSEHETLGDAVRALTAVAPEVVAYACTSGSFVGGIAGERAMCEAMTRSGALPSVTTSGALLEAFEELRIRRVALVTPYTVSVTRVLEEYVAEAGVQVTGCAFMGLTRHIWRVPYRDVVDMARHAVRPGAADALFISCTNLPTYDVIPQLEAELRIPVLSANQVTMWAALRRLGTRAVGPYQALLDEAARAWPPVLPEETQEGWT